The Toxotes jaculatrix isolate fToxJac2 chromosome 14, fToxJac2.pri, whole genome shotgun sequence genomic interval TAATTAGCTGATTAGAGAGCAACAGCGCGATATTCTATTCTACTGACAGACTGAATTCTGGGATTTCTCGATCTGTAataatcaaaattaaaacaaataaaggttttgaATGATTTCACTTTGGATGTAAAGAATCTATAAAATATGagtttcactttttaaattgaattgaaatgaatTAACTTTTTCATAATATTCTAATTTACTGagctgcacctgtgtgtgtgtgtgtgtgtgtgtgtgtgtgtgtgtgtgtgtgcgtctgcagGCTGGGCAGGTCCAGGACTCTGCTGACCTCCCTGACCCTGTCGGTGGTCTTCGGGGTGCTGGTGTGCGTCTCTCCGTACCCCTCCATCTTCATTGTCATGCGTTTCTGTCTGGCGGCTGCCAGCGCAGGAGTCTACCTCATTCTGTACATCACCCGTGAGTAGTTTCACATCTGGTTGTTGTCAGATCAGCAGCTCAGTTCTTTGGTGGGAACAGGACAGGTGGACTGAGAGGACGTCCACTGAGGACAGGAAGCCGGGGGGGCGTGGAGCTGAGACACAGGTAGATACACGTTAAAAATCACCCAAGCAGGAGAAGAACCCGGAAACACAAACTCTAAAAGCCAGAGACAGAACACGGGGTCAACATGGGGGACAAAACACAGGAGCTGAGGAGCACACCTGACCACAGGGACGGGGACAGAGACGGGGACAGGGAAGCAACAAGGCTACACTGCGGTTAATAGGCAACAGGTGATTGATGTTAGGGCAGGACAGACAATCAACAATatgggaaacaagacaaagacaggaagtgaactgtgaacagatacacaaggaactgggcttcaaaataaaacaggaagtccagaacaaaaattcagaaaaatacTGAACAACCCACAGAGACCAGTCAGACACCACCACCTGTTTGTCCCTCAGGTCTGGAGCTGTGCGAGCCGTCCCTCAGGCTGCTGGTGACCATGCTGGCCGGGCTGATGACCGTGGCcggagagctgctgctgctggccgtGGCCCTCGGCTGCCAGTCCTGGAGGGGCCTGCTGGGAGCTGGGGCCGCGCCGCTGACGCTGTTTCTCAGCTTTGGGTAGGAGAAGCTTTTCCTTTAGAGAGTGAGAAGCTGCAGCTTGAGGGCAGGATGGTGAAGGAAGCTGATGGTTGGATCGTATTGATCCCAGTTCCCTCGACACCCTGAGCCTTTTAGCTCCTGTCAGAACACGTTAGGGCCACGTTGTTTCAGGCCCCCGTCCCTCTGACACGTCTGCTACAAGATAAACCTTCAGAGCAGTTTCAAAATCAAATGAACAGAGATTATAGGAAGATTACTGGCAACACATTTCAGGTTTTAAGGAGAAAAGCTGGGTTAAGAAATAAACCCACTGGTgattttccatgttgaagcaGCAAATCCAGGTCACAGCACAGACTCCTGTGTTCCAGGTCAGGctcagctgtgtctctgctctcctgCAGCATTCCTGGGGTGTTTCCAGAGTCGCCTCGCTGGCTCCTCCTGTCAGAGCGGTCTGCAGACATGAACTCGTTCAGCGAGAGAAGAAACTCCAACAGAGACGTGAGGGACGACGAGAGCTTCACAGGTGCGTGTGCGGCGACGGGCTCACGTCCTCTGCAGGTTTCTGGAGTCTGCGTTATTCATGTTCCCGTGCCATGAGCAGCTGACGATGCAcagttagaaaagaaaaaaaagaattatttattaaaacCACACGTAGATGCAGCGTAATGATGTTCACTGGGCTGTGACAGCAGCGGGAGGACGTAGCCTGTGATGATCTGTTAGAAACGTCCAGTAACAGGAAGTGAGAGCAGCGTAAAGCGTCACAGTCATGTCAGTCTCCATGTTTTTACAGCCGCGGGATtcgaggtcagaggtcagagccaCCGAGGCTGGATTCACTTCAGTTTTAATTCTCTGCTCTGAACATGGAAATAAACAAGCTCAACTAACATCTGACTGACGTATCCATGGTGACGTAGCCATGGTGACGTATCCTGCTCAGAGTTGAACCAGTAACGTTAAACTTTAACGTGCCACAGTTTTAGAAGCTGCGCTGTGAAACGCGGCGTCTGATGACAGTGGAACAACACGATGCTGAACCattcctccctccttcagtTAACTCAAGGTCTACTTACTGTTTTCCTGCAGAGCTTTCAGcctcatttaatttcttttatcaGTGGATGAAGAAGAAGTGTTTATAAATGAATaagtgaaagaatgaatgagtgatTACAGCTGTGTCATTGTGTCAGGCAGCTGTGATCAGAGACACTGAATCCTGTCTCTGACCTGAGTCTGAATCTGAGTCTGAAtctttgttctctgtgctgtCCAACTGTTTTCTGCAGAGCTGGACTCAGAGCCCGCCCCCTCCTCACGCCCCCACCTGTCCTTCCCTGAGCTCTTCCACAGCAGGAACATCTGGAAGAACATGTGTGTGCTCGGCTTCACCTCGTAAGTCACCGCACGCTTTCATCGGTTTATTCACAGGCTGCTGCGTCAGAGAGCGGCGACTGGGTCTGAACTCCCCGTGCTGATGGGGAGTCGGACTTTAGACAGAACAGAACCAAACAGAATAGAagagaacagaatagaatagaagaGAACAGAATAGAATCAGGTTGACCTCCAGGTGGAAGTGTAGGAAGTGCAGTGTGCCGTCGTGTTGCTGGAGGTTTAGCACAGTGCTAACATGATGGCTGAGCCGTGGCCTGAAGTTTTCAGGCTGTAGATTTGGTAAATCTGGCCTTGGGTCTTCACACGTCCCAGCATCAGAACCGTCACCgagatgaactgtaataatGATGAACAGCAGATTACCATGGCGACGGCCAAAGCTTTGAGGCTTTGAAGCTTTGAGGCGTGGGGCTCAGGCccagtttttcctcctctgtgtttgaagCAGTTTGAAAATGCTCGACTCTTCGTCTCTGCTCTTCCTCAGATTCATCTCTCATGGCATCAGTCACTGTTACAGCTCGTTCCGAGGGGACGTCAGAGGCACCGCCCCCAGTTTCTATTGGATGtacctgctgtctgtgtgcGCGGGGGGCGGCGCCTGGCTGTTGCTCTGGGCGACCGTGGACAGGTGCGGTCGCCGCGGCATCCTGCTCCTCTCCATGACGATGACGGGGCTGGCCTCTCTGATCCTCCTGGGACTCATGGAGTGTAAGTGGGTTTTCTCTGAGCAGAGCTGTGCATGGTCCCTGCTGACGAGGCGGATCCTCAGGTCCTGTCTGTGGGACTGTGGGACTGTatccagctgcctgctgcacagacacactgacgcccccatgtggctgaaaatgagcaTGACACTGAGTTTATGTAGGACACTGCAGGGGCAGCAAGGACAAAGCTGTCAGGCTGAGAGGAcagtctgtatgtctgtctgtgtctctgtccaagtttaagtctctgtctctccccccctcccctctccttcctccctacccctcctcccccccgcAGATCTCAGTGAGGCGGCCATCACAGTTTTCTCAGTGCTGGGACTGTTCTCCTCTCAGGCCACAGCCTCACTCTGCATCCTGTTCACTGCAGAGGTGATGCCCACCATCATCAGGtaggacacacactgacacacacactgacacacacactgacacacacactgacacacacactgacacacactgacacacacagacacacacactgacacactgacacacactgacacacacactgacacacacactgacacacacactgacacacacactgacacacactgacacacacagacacacacactgacacactgacacacactgacacacactgacacacacactgacacacactgacacacacactgacacacactgacacactgacacacacactgacacacacactgacacacactgacacacacactgacacactgacacacacactgacacacacactgacacacactgacacacacactgacacactgacacacacactgacacacacactgacacacactgacacactgacacacacactgacacacactgacacacacactgacacactgacacacacactgacacacacactgacacacactga includes:
- the slc22a17 gene encoding solute carrier family 22 member 17, producing MMTSPDSPPLVSPSPCPAPPPSLPSSPVPSSPAPSSSSLPAPPSLPPTGEVMVLALGRKKQRVLIALSILPNLFLAFLLSSDPLITLSPPHHCHLPGPPPSLEALNTSLPWESGERPGDGGGPSQCKQYINGSQSAAVDCETGWDYNVTEGLRNNIVTEWDLVCGQYWLVPVEEVCFILGVLTGCLGLGYAADRLGRSRTLLTSLTLSVVFGVLVCVSPYPSIFIVMRFCLAAASAGVYLILYITRLELCEPSLRLLVTMLAGLMTVAGELLLLAVALGCQSWRGLLGAGAAPLTLFLSFGIPGVFPESPRWLLLSERSADMNSFSERRNSNRDVRDDESFTELDSEPAPSSRPHLSFPELFHSRNIWKNMCVLGFTSFISHGISHCYSSFRGDVRGTAPSFYWMYLLSVCAGGGAWLLLWATVDRCGRRGILLLSMTMTGLASLILLGLMEYLSEAAITVFSVLGLFSSQATASLCILFTAEVMPTIIRGSGVGAVLALGCVGRLSSPLMDLRNHYGYFLHHVVYSSLALLAVLSILLLPESKRKPLPQTLADGEQYRRPPLGRRRRDNVPLLATPNPET